Proteins encoded by one window of Alkalinema sp. FACHB-956:
- a CDS encoding metal-sensing transcriptional repressor — translation MTQTDRSSSHESFLSSHSHPPNSGHSHDSSHSHSSHSHGSHSHGSHSHSHHSHGHIHSEESTRRLVNRLSRIEGHIRGIKTMLQENRSCPDVLVQIAAVRGALDRVGRIILDEHLTECIARAAKEGDIEAEIDELKAALDRFLI, via the coding sequence ATGACCCAAACTGACCGTTCTTCTTCTCACGAGTCATTCCTGTCTTCCCATTCCCATCCTCCGAATTCAGGGCACTCCCATGACTCGAGCCATTCCCACAGCAGTCATTCCCACGGCAGTCATTCCCACGGCAGTCATTCCCACAGTCATCATTCCCACGGCCACATTCATAGCGAAGAATCAACCCGACGGTTAGTCAACCGTTTGTCGCGGATTGAAGGCCATATTCGTGGCATCAAGACGATGTTGCAGGAAAATCGCTCTTGTCCCGATGTTTTGGTGCAAATTGCTGCGGTACGGGGTGCACTCGATCGAGTCGGTCGAATCATCTTGGATGAGCATTTGACCGAGTGCATTGCCCGTGCCGCTAAGGAAGGCGATATTGAAGCAGAGATCGATGAACTCAAAGCAGCCCTCGATCGCTTCTTAATTTAA
- the accD gene encoding acetyl-CoA carboxylase, carboxyltransferase subunit beta, whose amino-acid sequence MSLFDWFANRRKENPSSEPQQEREIADGLWTKCESCGALMYTKDLRTNQMVCLECNHHMRVYSDERIRQLIDADTWTALDESVRSIDPLGFRDRKPYTDRLREMQEKTKLVDAVQTGVGQLEGTTVALGVMDFRFMGGSMGSVVGEKLTRLIERGTQQRLPVIIVCASGGARMQEGMLSLMQMAKISGALDRHRDQRLLYIPVLTHPTAGGVTASFAMLGDVIIAEPKATIAFAGRRVVEQTLREKLPDDFQTAEYLLEHGFVDLIVPRTQLKKTLAQLIDLHQPTPASTDLVRHHLASDLPDVKPLSHIEG is encoded by the coding sequence ATGTCGTTGTTTGATTGGTTTGCGAATCGGCGCAAAGAAAATCCTTCCTCAGAGCCGCAGCAGGAACGAGAGATTGCAGATGGCCTGTGGACAAAGTGCGAGTCGTGTGGGGCGTTGATGTATACCAAGGATTTGCGAACCAACCAGATGGTTTGCTTGGAATGCAACCACCACATGCGGGTTTATAGCGATGAGCGCATTCGTCAGCTAATTGATGCCGATACTTGGACCGCCCTGGATGAATCCGTTCGGTCTATAGATCCGCTGGGATTCCGCGATCGTAAACCTTATACCGATCGCCTGCGGGAAATGCAGGAAAAAACCAAGCTGGTGGATGCGGTGCAGACTGGGGTAGGCCAGTTAGAAGGCACAACCGTTGCCCTCGGGGTCATGGACTTCCGCTTTATGGGCGGTAGCATGGGATCCGTCGTGGGCGAAAAATTGACCCGCTTAATCGAACGGGGCACACAACAACGCCTGCCGGTGATTATTGTCTGCGCCTCCGGGGGAGCCAGAATGCAGGAAGGCATGTTGAGCCTTATGCAAATGGCGAAGATTTCCGGTGCCCTCGATCGTCATCGTGATCAGCGCTTGCTCTACATTCCTGTGCTGACCCATCCCACCGCAGGCGGGGTCACAGCCAGCTTTGCCATGCTCGGTGATGTCATCATTGCGGAACCCAAGGCCACGATCGCCTTTGCGGGACGACGGGTGGTTGAACAAACCCTGCGGGAAAAACTGCCCGATGACTTCCAAACGGCGGAATACCTCTTGGAGCACGGATTTGTGGATCTGATTGTGCCGCGCACCCAACTGAAAAAGACGTTAGCTCAGTTAATCGATCTCCATCAGCCAACCCCCGCTTCCACGGATTTGGTGCGCCATCATCTCGCGAGTGACCTGCCCGATGTGAAGCCGCTAAGCCACATTGAAGGGTAA
- the psbV2 gene encoding photosystem II cytochrome PsbV2 translates to MLTTFTNRLRRACLLGLLLALVFPAIVLFAAPAQAALDPYVTQYLKVLPSEAASLPIDRTGATREVGYQELLQGKTLFSQTCQSCHVGGSTLANPTVSLALPALQAATPPRDTLNALVTYMRHPLAYDGSDDNLYCREVSESWLSPAEVESIAAFILRAAEVAPGWGRSPM, encoded by the coding sequence ATGTTGACAACATTCACGAATCGCTTACGACGCGCTTGTTTGCTAGGACTATTACTGGCATTGGTGTTTCCAGCAATAGTCCTGTTTGCGGCTCCGGCCCAAGCCGCTTTGGATCCCTACGTGACGCAATATCTTAAGGTTTTACCCAGTGAGGCTGCTAGTTTACCGATCGATCGCACTGGAGCCACCCGAGAAGTTGGCTACCAAGAGTTATTGCAGGGCAAAACCCTCTTTTCCCAAACTTGCCAAAGTTGTCATGTTGGCGGCTCTACTCTAGCCAATCCAACCGTGTCTCTCGCCCTACCCGCCCTGCAAGCAGCCACCCCACCCCGTGATACCCTCAATGCCTTAGTCACCTACATGCGCCACCCCCTGGCCTACGATGGCAGTGATGACAACTTATACTGCCGGGAAGTTAGCGAAAGTTGGCTCTCTCCAGCAGAGGTGGAAAGCATTGCCGCATTTATCCTCCGCGCCGCCGAAGTTGCACCCGGTTGGGGTCGATCGCCCATGTAG
- a CDS encoding FAD-binding oxidoreductase, with the protein MSYDAIVIGGGITGAALGYELANQGIQVLLIEQYPNLRGATQQSYGGIAYWAGETTLTQTLCAEGIAIHRQLPEELEAPTEFRELELLMPIAPEQNLSPLLASYAGFAIQPTVLTPQDAQEREPLLALDSMVAALALPHAQVHPVKASQAYRSAMVRRGGTYKIAQVDRIEADGEGVAVVAAGETLRAAKVIVCAGSLSRQLLRQSGIALKQYFSYAESIEIPPSGLQLRTIVMAPEIKRFSLEAQASTAELDPCWDEDGHQLSPPILDAGAVQFADGTLRIGQISRTITTIDAPLDPVGSEQIIRNGLRTMLPAIADLPGTWNACTVAFSRDHLPLVGPIVENSSIHLFSGFSNPLVLVPPLARRFALAFVGQPDPLLAGLSPQRFN; encoded by the coding sequence ATGTCCTACGATGCGATCGTGATTGGTGGAGGGATTACGGGGGCGGCTTTGGGCTATGAGTTAGCCAACCAAGGCATCCAAGTCCTTCTAATCGAGCAATATCCAAATTTGCGGGGCGCAACCCAACAGAGCTATGGCGGCATTGCCTACTGGGCTGGGGAGACAACACTCACTCAAACGCTTTGTGCTGAGGGAATTGCGATTCATCGTCAACTGCCGGAGGAATTGGAAGCCCCGACGGAATTCCGGGAGCTGGAATTGCTGATGCCGATCGCGCCGGAGCAAAACCTTTCCCCATTGCTGGCCAGTTACGCTGGGTTTGCCATTCAGCCAACAGTTTTGACCCCTCAAGACGCCCAGGAACGGGAACCCTTGCTTGCCTTGGACTCCATGGTTGCCGCCTTGGCTCTGCCCCATGCCCAGGTTCATCCTGTCAAAGCCAGCCAAGCCTATCGATCGGCCATGGTGCGGCGGGGCGGAACCTATAAAATTGCCCAAGTCGATCGCATAGAGGCCGATGGTGAAGGGGTGGCCGTGGTAGCGGCGGGGGAAACCTTGCGGGCGGCTAAGGTCATCGTGTGTGCTGGATCTCTCAGTCGGCAACTGTTGCGCCAGTCGGGAATTGCCCTCAAACAATATTTCAGCTATGCAGAGTCGATCGAAATTCCGCCCAGTGGCTTGCAACTCCGCACGATCGTCATGGCTCCGGAGATCAAACGATTTAGCCTAGAAGCCCAGGCCAGCACCGCTGAGCTAGATCCCTGCTGGGACGAAGATGGCCATCAACTGTCCCCACCGATTTTGGATGCAGGGGCAGTGCAATTCGCCGATGGCACCCTGCGCATCGGTCAAATCAGCCGAACCATCACCACGATCGACGCTCCTTTAGATCCCGTGGGCAGCGAACAAATCATTCGAAATGGCTTGCGCACGATGCTGCCAGCGATCGCCGATCTACCGGGAACCTGGAACGCCTGCACTGTCGCCTTCAGTCGGGATCATTTACCGTTAGTTGGCCCGATCGTGGAGAATTCCAGCATCCATTTATTCTCTGGCTTTAGTAATCCGCTCGTTTTAGTTCCCCCCTTGGCTCGGCGCTTTGCCCTAGCTTTCGTCGGTCAACCCGATCCTCTTCTCGCCGGTCTGTCACCCCAGCGATTTAACTGA
- a CDS encoding HhoA/HhoB/HtrA family serine endopeptidase has protein sequence MSKMPMQALKSHRLKSHRLLRTVRSLLLAGLVFFSSIVGWTIPVQADPDSPLAQSQKTAESTVVSQPAKSLTNPKPEPTLREPKPIERGSFVAAAVRRVGDSVVRIDTEKTITRRAIPDPMFEDPFFRRFFGDELLAPREELLRGQGSGFVIDKSGVILTNSHVVNGADKVTVTLKDGRKFEGRVKGVDPVTDLAVVKVEGSNLPTAPLGDSSDVQVGDWAIAVGNPLGLDNTVTLGIVSTLKRSSAQVGMVDKRLEFIQTDAAINPGNSGGPLVNDRGEVIGINTAIRADAMGIGFAIPINKAKDLKDQLARGEKIRHPYLGVQMTTLTPELARQNNDDPNAVFLVPEVNGVIVVKVMPGTPAAKAGIRRGDVITAIDGQPVRSAENLQEVVENSRLGQSLKIEIQRGNQAQQLTVKTGELQENA, from the coding sequence ATGTCTAAGATGCCTATGCAAGCCTTGAAGTCCCATCGGTTGAAATCCCATCGGTTATTGCGTACTGTGCGATCGCTCCTGTTAGCAGGGCTCGTCTTTTTCTCCTCGATCGTGGGTTGGACAATCCCCGTTCAGGCAGATCCAGACTCGCCCTTAGCCCAATCTCAGAAGACGGCTGAATCCACGGTAGTCAGCCAGCCTGCAAAAAGTTTGACCAATCCCAAGCCGGAACCTACTCTGCGGGAACCCAAACCGATTGAACGAGGCAGCTTTGTGGCGGCAGCCGTGCGGCGGGTGGGGGATTCCGTAGTTCGCATTGACACCGAAAAGACCATCACCCGACGGGCTATTCCGGATCCCATGTTCGAGGATCCATTTTTCCGTCGCTTTTTTGGAGATGAACTTTTAGCACCACGGGAAGAATTATTGCGCGGTCAAGGTTCGGGTTTCGTGATTGATAAATCTGGTGTGATCTTGACCAACTCCCACGTTGTGAATGGAGCAGACAAGGTAACCGTCACCCTGAAGGATGGTCGTAAGTTTGAAGGGCGGGTCAAGGGAGTGGATCCCGTTACCGATTTAGCGGTGGTCAAGGTTGAAGGGAGTAACTTACCCACTGCCCCCTTGGGAGACTCCAGTGATGTACAAGTGGGGGATTGGGCGATCGCGGTGGGCAATCCTCTGGGCTTAGATAATACAGTGACCCTGGGGATCGTCAGCACCCTCAAGCGATCGAGCGCTCAAGTGGGAATGGTCGATAAGCGGTTGGAGTTTATCCAAACCGATGCCGCGATTAACCCAGGCAATTCTGGGGGGCCTTTGGTCAACGATCGGGGGGAAGTGATTGGCATTAACACCGCCATTCGGGCCGATGCCATGGGCATTGGTTTTGCGATCCCCATCAATAAAGCAAAGGATCTCAAGGATCAATTGGCGCGAGGGGAGAAAATTCGCCATCCCTACCTGGGTGTTCAAATGACGACGTTGACGCCAGAACTGGCACGGCAGAATAACGATGATCCCAATGCGGTGTTCCTGGTGCCGGAAGTCAATGGCGTGATCGTTGTCAAGGTGATGCCCGGTACCCCTGCGGCCAAAGCTGGCATTCGGCGGGGGGATGTCATTACTGCGATCGATGGGCAGCCCGTGCGATCGGCGGAAAACCTGCAAGAAGTGGTGGAGAACAGCCGTCTGGGGCAGTCGCTCAAAATTGAAATTCAACGCGGTAACCAAGCCCAACAATTAACCGTGAAAACGGGTGAATTACAAGAAAACGCTTAG
- the argF gene encoding ornithine carbamoyltransferase, translated as MGGLSGLKGRDILSLADLTPEEIQDVVNLAIALKTGTVNPRFTGKIPTLGLLFYKASTRTRVSFSTAMFQLGGQVLDLNVNVTQIGRGEPLEDTARVLDRYLDAIAIRTFAQADLEIFAQYANIPIINALTDLEHPCQILADLQTIQETFGALSGLTLTYLGDGNNVAHSLLIGCAAVGMNIRIATPADYQPAPAIVQQAQTLAAGRSEVLLTQDPIAAVTGAHVLYTDVWASMGQEDEADARIPIFQPFQINEVLLKQADSSAIVLHCLPAHRGEEITHEVMEGPQSRVWDQAENRMHAQKALLASLFGLV; from the coding sequence ATGGGTGGCTTAAGTGGTTTAAAAGGTCGCGATATTTTGAGTCTGGCGGATCTGACTCCTGAGGAAATCCAAGATGTGGTCAATCTTGCGATCGCGTTGAAAACGGGAACCGTCAATCCGCGCTTTACAGGAAAAATCCCGACGTTAGGACTCCTGTTTTATAAGGCTTCTACCCGTACGCGCGTCAGCTTTTCTACAGCGATGTTTCAACTGGGGGGACAGGTCTTAGATCTCAATGTCAATGTGACGCAAATTGGCCGAGGTGAGCCTTTAGAAGATACAGCACGGGTGCTCGATCGCTACCTTGATGCGATCGCCATTCGTACCTTTGCCCAGGCCGATCTAGAAATTTTTGCTCAGTACGCCAACATTCCCATCATCAACGCCCTGACGGATTTGGAACATCCCTGTCAGATTTTGGCGGATCTGCAAACGATTCAAGAAACCTTTGGCGCTTTGTCTGGTCTGACCTTAACTTACTTGGGTGATGGGAATAATGTAGCCCATTCCCTGTTAATCGGTTGTGCAGCGGTTGGCATGAATATTCGCATTGCCACACCAGCGGATTATCAACCCGCCCCCGCCATTGTCCAGCAGGCCCAAACCTTAGCAGCGGGCAGATCGGAGGTGCTTTTGACCCAAGATCCGATCGCCGCCGTTACCGGAGCCCATGTCCTCTACACCGATGTCTGGGCCAGCATGGGGCAGGAAGACGAAGCGGATGCCCGCATTCCGATTTTCCAACCGTTCCAAATCAATGAAGTCTTGTTGAAGCAGGCGGATTCCAGCGCGATCGTTCTGCACTGCTTGCCTGCGCACCGAGGGGAAGAAATTACCCACGAAGTGATGGAAGGCCCACAATCTCGGGTATGGGATCAAGCTGAAAATCGGATGCACGCTCAAAAAGCATTACTCGCTAGCTTATTTGGCTTGGTCTAG
- a CDS encoding M1 family metallopeptidase: MMHLGLDTQNHRRFELPGARPQYTPDRPGQVHHIFLDLVLDLAQHTCQGRCQIKLVPIRSGLEQLTLDAVDLQIQDVRVGGETQIFDYDGQQIQVHLSQPTQQGQAIDLEIHYGLQNPQRGLYFVAPNEHYPHKPVQAWTQGEDEDSRYWFPCFDYPGQLASSEIRVEVAKPYQVVSNGELINTESKETTQIFHWLQQEVHPTYLMTIAVGDFAELQDEWQGKPVTYYVEKGQEAAARLTMGKTPAMLDFFSQTYGYPYPYSKYAQVCVDDYIFGGMENTSMTLLTDRCLLDERAAIDSFYSETLVAHELAHQWFGDLAVIKHWSHAWIKEGMASYAEVLWLSHAYGEEVGRYYLLGQAEEYLDEDASRYRRPLVTHVYREAIELYDRHIYEKGSCVYHMIRAELGDELFFKTIATFLQDHAHRTVETVDLLRAIEKATGRNLLFLFDQYVYRGGHPDYKVTYSWDSESNLAKFTVIQTQVSDGETDGLFDLKIPIGFGWQDGTVQTLKSQTFKFQTFTVRIQEREQSFYFPLAKKPDFVRFDVGNHVLKTVQLDYPLPELKAQLQQDPDPIARIYAARSLGKKGGLEAVKALATALTEDSFWGVRVEVARSLGKITLDQVVDALVPGLQDPQAQVRKAVIETLAQLKIPTIYPILKSCVVAGDASYPTEAAAIASLGTIAASGLADAPPEAEVLELLRSVLTTRQGWNDVVRIGAVQALSRMKQSAAALDLLLEYTALGISQALRLAAIRALGAISSGQTNANIDRILDRLQEVMREPFFLTRVAVIVALEQMQTPRAIGILQGLLQQTADGRLRRMAEEAIQAVQERIGTDPSVKQLREDLDQIRRENQDLKSRLAALEAKTAPANIPQ; this comes from the coding sequence ATGATGCACCTTGGTTTGGATACTCAGAATCACCGTCGTTTTGAACTTCCAGGGGCACGCCCCCAATATACGCCCGATCGACCCGGGCAAGTTCACCACATCTTTCTTGACTTGGTCTTGGATCTAGCGCAGCATACCTGCCAAGGACGCTGCCAAATCAAGCTGGTTCCCATCCGCAGTGGCCTTGAACAACTGACCTTGGATGCTGTTGATCTCCAAATTCAAGACGTTCGGGTGGGTGGGGAGACACAGATCTTTGATTATGACGGTCAGCAAATTCAGGTTCATCTCAGCCAGCCAACCCAGCAAGGGCAAGCGATCGACCTTGAGATCCACTATGGGTTACAAAATCCCCAGCGGGGGCTGTATTTCGTTGCGCCCAATGAACACTATCCCCACAAACCTGTTCAGGCTTGGACCCAGGGCGAAGATGAGGATTCCCGCTATTGGTTTCCCTGTTTTGATTACCCAGGACAACTGGCCAGTTCAGAAATTCGAGTTGAGGTAGCCAAACCCTACCAGGTCGTTTCCAATGGGGAATTAATTAACACCGAATCCAAGGAAACCACCCAGATTTTCCACTGGCTACAACAGGAAGTCCATCCCACCTACCTGATGACGATCGCGGTGGGGGATTTTGCCGAACTGCAAGACGAATGGCAGGGAAAACCCGTCACCTATTATGTCGAAAAGGGTCAGGAAGCCGCCGCACGCTTGACCATGGGCAAAACACCCGCAATGCTAGATTTTTTTAGCCAAACCTATGGTTATCCCTATCCCTACAGCAAATACGCCCAGGTTTGCGTGGATGACTATATTTTTGGCGGCATGGAAAACACCTCCATGACCCTACTGACCGATCGCTGTTTGTTGGACGAACGGGCCGCGATCGATAGTTTCTACAGTGAAACGTTAGTCGCCCATGAACTGGCGCACCAATGGTTTGGCGATCTGGCGGTGATCAAACATTGGTCCCATGCCTGGATCAAAGAAGGCATGGCATCCTACGCAGAAGTGCTGTGGCTCAGTCATGCCTACGGGGAAGAGGTTGGTCGCTACTATCTACTGGGTCAGGCGGAAGAGTATCTGGATGAGGATGCTTCCCGCTATCGGCGACCCTTGGTGACCCATGTCTATCGGGAGGCGATCGAACTTTACGATCGCCACATCTACGAAAAAGGCTCCTGCGTCTACCACATGATTCGGGCAGAGCTGGGCGACGAGCTATTTTTCAAGACGATCGCGACGTTCCTACAAGACCATGCCCACCGCACTGTGGAAACGGTGGATCTGCTGCGGGCGATCGAAAAGGCCACCGGACGCAATCTCCTTTTCCTGTTTGACCAGTATGTCTATCGCGGTGGCCATCCCGATTACAAAGTGACCTATAGCTGGGACAGTGAAAGCAACCTGGCTAAATTCACCGTAATCCAAACCCAGGTCAGCGATGGGGAAACCGATGGCTTATTTGATCTGAAAATTCCGATCGGCTTTGGCTGGCAGGATGGCACTGTCCAAACACTTAAATCCCAAACATTTAAGTTCCAAACATTCACCGTACGGATTCAAGAACGGGAACAAAGTTTCTATTTTCCCCTAGCGAAAAAGCCGGATTTTGTCCGATTCGATGTCGGCAATCATGTTCTCAAAACCGTTCAACTCGACTATCCACTGCCAGAACTGAAGGCCCAACTCCAGCAGGACCCCGATCCGATCGCTCGCATTTACGCGGCTCGATCGCTGGGCAAAAAGGGAGGCTTAGAAGCAGTCAAAGCCCTGGCCACGGCTCTGACCGAGGATTCCTTCTGGGGGGTTCGCGTCGAGGTTGCTCGGAGCCTAGGCAAAATCACGCTCGATCAGGTCGTTGATGCCTTAGTCCCTGGACTCCAAGATCCCCAAGCACAAGTGCGGAAGGCAGTGATCGAAACCCTGGCTCAGCTGAAAATTCCGACTATCTATCCCATTCTGAAATCCTGTGTAGTGGCTGGGGATGCTAGCTATCCCACAGAAGCAGCGGCGATCGCGAGTTTAGGCACGATCGCGGCCTCGGGCTTAGCTGATGCACCCCCCGAAGCGGAAGTTTTGGAACTCCTACGATCGGTTTTGACCACTCGCCAGGGCTGGAATGATGTGGTGCGCATTGGAGCGGTACAAGCCCTCAGTCGCATGAAACAGTCCGCTGCGGCCCTGGACTTACTCCTGGAATACACAGCCTTAGGGATCTCCCAAGCCCTACGCTTGGCAGCAATTCGGGCCCTGGGTGCAATTTCCAGCGGCCAAACGAACGCGAATATCGATCGCATCCTCGATCGATTACAGGAGGTGATGCGCGAACCGTTTTTCCTGACCCGAGTTGCAGTGATTGTTGCCCTAGAGCAAATGCAAACCCCCCGGGCGATCGGCATTCTTCAAGGACTGTTGCAGCAAACGGCAGATGGGCGGCTACGGCGGATGGCAGAAGAAGCGATCCAAGCAGTGCAGGAACGGATTGGCACCGATCCCTCGGTCAAACAACTGCGCGAAGATCTAGACCAGATCCGGCGGGAAAATCAAGATCTTAAAAGCCGCCTTGCTGCCCTAGAAGCGAAAACGGCACCCGCCAATATTCCGCAATAG
- a CDS encoding NAD(P)H-binding protein, giving the protein MKAFVAGATGETGRRIVQQLVDRGIAVRVLVRDANKAKDLLPASVEVVTGDVLQGNTLAAAIGDATVVFCATGARPSLDPTQPYLVDFEGTKNLINAAKTQGVEQFVLVTSLCVSKLLHPLNLFWAILVWKKWAEEYLQRSGLTYTIVRPGGLKNDDNSDAIVMSNADTLFEGSIPRTKVAQVCVEAALATEAKNKVVEIVAKPDAPHKSFGELFSAIG; this is encoded by the coding sequence ATGAAGGCATTTGTCGCAGGAGCTACGGGAGAAACAGGCCGACGCATTGTGCAACAACTGGTCGATCGCGGCATTGCTGTTCGGGTCTTGGTACGGGATGCCAACAAGGCAAAAGACCTGCTCCCCGCCTCTGTGGAGGTGGTGACGGGTGATGTGCTGCAAGGCAATACTTTGGCTGCCGCGATCGGGGATGCGACTGTCGTCTTTTGTGCCACGGGTGCAAGACCAAGCTTGGATCCAACACAGCCCTATTTGGTAGATTTTGAAGGGACTAAAAATTTGATTAATGCGGCCAAAACCCAGGGGGTGGAGCAGTTTGTCCTAGTGACCTCCCTTTGTGTTTCGAAGCTGTTGCATCCGCTGAATTTATTCTGGGCAATTCTCGTCTGGAAAAAATGGGCTGAAGAATACCTCCAGCGCAGTGGCTTGACCTATACGATCGTGCGTCCCGGCGGGCTGAAAAATGACGACAACAGTGATGCGATTGTGATGTCCAACGCCGATACCTTGTTTGAGGGCAGCATTCCTCGCACTAAGGTCGCGCAGGTGTGTGTAGAAGCCGCTCTGGCCACAGAAGCGAAGAATAAAGTGGTTGAAATTGTGGCTAAACCCGATGCCCCCCACAAGTCCTTCGGTGAGCTGTTTAGCGCGATCGGGTAA
- the petE gene encoding plastocyanin has translation MKAFAKVSRQLVVAAVAVILVVGSFFFSAASAEAANVTVKMGTTKGLVFEPAVANIKPGDTVTWEVGQLPPHNVQFDKVPGGDSALAASLSHKSLEGAGKTFSVTFPADAPAGEYSYFCMPHRGAGMVGRIVVN, from the coding sequence ATGAAAGCTTTTGCTAAGGTTAGTCGGCAGCTGGTTGTTGCAGCAGTTGCAGTAATTTTAGTTGTTGGCAGCTTCTTCTTCAGTGCTGCTTCTGCTGAAGCCGCTAACGTGACGGTGAAGATGGGGACAACCAAAGGTCTGGTATTTGAACCTGCTGTTGCTAACATCAAACCCGGTGACACGGTAACTTGGGAAGTTGGGCAATTGCCTCCCCATAATGTGCAATTTGATAAAGTTCCCGGTGGAGACAGCGCGCTCGCTGCTTCTCTGTCCCATAAGTCTTTGGAAGGTGCAGGGAAAACTTTTTCCGTGACTTTCCCTGCTGATGCTCCTGCGGGTGAATACAGCTACTTCTGTATGCCTCACCGGGGTGCAGGAATGGTTGGTAGAATCGTTGTCAACTAG
- a CDS encoding c-type cytochrome — MRLLKRLITIVFALGCFSLMGPLPSSAALMSPAPVPKPSVSPSPSAPVPSLGQKIFSANCSACHIGGNNVILAEKNLHLETLQKYEMDSIVAIKNQVIHGKNAMPAFSDNLTLEEIEAVARYVLSQAAQDWKDSSIDLQSLQMASPREKDKEKPNAIGKTSVVGS; from the coding sequence GTGAGACTGTTGAAAAGACTGATCACGATCGTGTTTGCCCTGGGGTGTTTCAGTCTGATGGGGCCACTGCCCTCTTCCGCCGCGCTGATGTCTCCTGCTCCAGTCCCCAAGCCATCCGTCAGCCCCAGCCCCTCTGCCCCAGTACCCTCCCTAGGACAAAAAATTTTTAGTGCAAATTGCTCGGCCTGTCACATTGGTGGCAATAACGTGATCTTGGCCGAAAAAAATCTCCACCTCGAGACTTTGCAAAAGTACGAAATGGATTCGATCGTGGCCATTAAAAACCAGGTTATCCACGGCAAAAATGCCATGCCCGCCTTTTCCGATAATTTGACCCTAGAGGAAATTGAAGCCGTTGCGCGCTATGTCCTTAGTCAAGCAGCCCAGGATTGGAAAGATAGCTCGATCGACCTGCAATCCCTGCAAATGGCTAGCCCACGGGAAAAAGACAAGGAAAAGCCGAATGCTATTGGAAAAACCAGCGTCGTTGGGTCTTAG
- a CDS encoding DUF1997 domain-containing protein produces the protein MQAQPNDRTFDSFVDIVAEPTIEPTTKFHTIFVDCMEMYADAAMVARYLDNHSEWFRRCAQPMKADPIGNTGYILTIGNYGALGYEIEPKIGLDLLPQQESVYRIETIPVPGFVAPGYDVDFRASMELVEHEPTEEDGLDNGAKITRVQWHLDLTVQIQFPKFIQALPKSLIQATGERLLDQIIRQVSRRLTHKVQTDFHSTYNLTIPKTQRRWFFQ, from the coding sequence ATGCAAGCCCAGCCCAACGATCGCACCTTTGATTCTTTTGTCGATATCGTGGCCGAGCCAACCATTGAGCCCACCACTAAGTTTCACACGATTTTTGTGGACTGCATGGAGATGTATGCCGATGCAGCCATGGTCGCTCGCTATTTGGATAATCATTCCGAGTGGTTTCGTCGCTGTGCCCAACCGATGAAGGCAGATCCGATCGGCAACACGGGCTATATCTTAACGATCGGGAATTATGGCGCTCTAGGGTACGAAATCGAACCTAAAATCGGTCTTGACCTGTTACCGCAACAAGAAAGTGTTTATCGGATTGAGACCATTCCTGTGCCTGGTTTTGTGGCTCCTGGTTACGATGTAGACTTTAGAGCCTCAATGGAATTGGTGGAACATGAGCCCACTGAAGAGGATGGACTAGATAACGGGGCAAAAATAACCCGTGTGCAGTGGCATTTGGATCTGACGGTGCAGATTCAATTCCCCAAGTTTATCCAAGCTCTCCCCAAATCGCTGATTCAGGCTACGGGGGAACGCTTACTCGATCAAATCATTCGCCAAGTGTCGCGCCGACTGACCCACAAAGTTCAGACGGATTTTCATAGCACCTACAATCTGACTATTCCTAAGACCCAACGACGCTGGTTTTTCCAATAG
- the psbV gene encoding photosystem II cytochrome c-550, whose translation MLKRFFWLAVTAVFFTFQFIQGAQAAELDTKIRTVPLNSSGDTVTLSLKQVSEGKRLFQYACAQCHVGGITKTDPNVGLDPEALSLATPNRNSIEALVDYMKDPTSYDGTESIAEVHPSLKSADIFPEMRNLTDDDLFEIAGHILLQPKVVGDRWGGGKIYF comes from the coding sequence ATGCTTAAGAGATTCTTTTGGCTGGCCGTAACCGCCGTATTCTTTACTTTTCAATTCATCCAAGGGGCACAGGCAGCCGAGTTGGACACAAAGATTCGGACAGTCCCCCTCAACTCTTCTGGGGATACTGTTACTCTAAGCCTCAAGCAGGTTTCCGAAGGGAAGCGGCTGTTCCAATACGCCTGTGCTCAATGCCATGTGGGTGGAATTACTAAAACCGATCCCAACGTAGGTTTAGATCCTGAAGCGCTGTCATTGGCAACCCCCAATCGGAACAGTATTGAAGCCCTGGTTGACTATATGAAGGATCCCACCTCCTATGATGGGACAGAGTCGATCGCGGAAGTTCACCCCAGCTTGAAGAGCGCTGATATTTTCCCTGAAATGCGCAACTTGACCGATGATGATCTGTTTGAAATTGCAGGTCATATCCTATTGCAGCCCAAGGTTGTTGGCGATCGTTGGGGCGGCGGTAAGATCTACTTCTAG